TTCTTACTGTCCATATGGCCCAGGAAACACCCAATTTTgactatatagcccattttctgtaGTTTTCACTCTTCAGTGGGATTGTCCACATATAACTTTAAATGATCCTTTATCAAATCTGTGGGGAATCTTCTTCACGTACTAAGGGTGAACTCGATAGTTTGATCACCAGTAAAACTAATGATAAATAAAGCTTACCAACTTCTTTCCATATAATGATCCAAATTGATCAAATTAGCATAACCAAATTAGCAATCAAATAAAGCTTCCAATGTTTattatatacacaaaattggttaaaaagatcaatatcaacaattcctgggtgaaatggacagttagattttgatactgtttaaatggacaaaaatgtaaaaataggcaggatgtaaccagtttcatcgtgcccattttcaaatattttttcttatttttaatttacacaagatgtatccagtttcatccttgctattttttaaatttaagttaggatgtatccagtttcatccttactttttttttttgcccatttcacccaaactatcttttactcgtccatttgaaccgtgatttaaaaatatttggacaaatgacccattttccgtattatataatGGTTCCCTTGCATATATAGTGCCCTAAAACTCTTCGTTTAGGTTAATACAAGCAACCGATTTTACATATCTCATTATATGTGTACTCATATCGATTACGGTAAAATAGATACCTTAGTATTCCAAGTACAGGATGGATATCCCCAAGCAGATGAATTTTCCATATCGAACAAATCCTCCGGCGCTGTAGCAAATTGGAAATTAGTACTTCCTTGATTTTCATTTGGTAGAGGAGGAACTGAGGGAAATGGAGGAAGGCTAGATGAACTTCCTATAAAAGGAGAATCCTCTTGCCAAATAGTGGATGGAACGTCGATAATGGGTTGATTTCCATCTGGCAGAGGAAGAACTGAAGGAATAGGGGAATAAATATTCTGAATATAGATGAAAATGTTTCCTGCATGATATCGCTGATAGCACTAAGACTAAGGTAGTTCTCATCTTTTGTTTTCCCAATGTTCTGATGATAAATATGAACAAGAGAAGATCAATTTAATCCTCTGCAAGTAGACCCGAGTTCCTTCAACTGTAACGCTCCTATTTCCACCGTGGCTGTGTCTGAGGTGGAGTTTCGCCTATCCTTCCAACCAGTGCTGATCCTTAAGGGCATTCGAATCCACCCTACGTGATCACATCCTTGTTGTATTGGAGAGAAGTCATTAAACGTCCTTTAAGAATCAAGATGCACATAGAAAATGGGCTAAAGACCCAAACATGGCTTGGTAGAGGATCTATCAGATTGTATTGGGATCAAACCTGTGACCTCAGGGTGGGATTTTGATttacggccgctcaatttgaGCTTCAAGGTATCTTTGGAAACACTTGTGCTTCGCTTGAATTTATAGTTTCTATATGCATATAAGTGGTATCGAGTCATGCATATGTTCATGATTTATCAATTCTAAGATAGGATGGTGAAAATGACTTTTAGTGCTGGATACTTTTGTTTTGCTTGATCGAAAAAATAATTATACTGTATGtattagaaaagaagaagagtaaATACATTATATCCAGACATACGCGCAAAGATGATCAGTATCTTTGTTTTTTTGATCGAAAAAAGAGGATCAGTATCTTTTGTACAATGTAAAGATCTGGGAAATTAAATTTGTTCAACCAATTTAATTATGCACAATTGCTAATTGCATGCGTAATTATTTCTCTAAATCTTTATTTGGCTCGGATCCTCTGTTCTCAATTCTTCCCGAGCCTGTCTCAACTATTCGTAACACGGCACATATCTAATATTTTAACTGGTAGGCCAGTTCGACTCTTCTACATGTTTGTGACATTACTCGTGTTGCTTTATGAATGATCTGAGTCGAATTCGATTCAGATTTTACCTTTTCAAGATATTTaagaagtaaaagaaaatatGTCTTTCTCCAACATtgtaacttaaaaaaaaattaaacctttctagaacaaaactagtcataaaaatctaaggtgaccaaacttgtgataCAAAAAtaccactcaaatgttgggatccattataactccatcgtaaacaaaattgatacaaaagccccaaatttttaaaaattgatacaaaaaccccaaatttaaatgttggtttcatcataaaatttgatgaaaccaacatttaaatttggggtttttgtgttaattttgttttgatggggtttttatgttacttttgttttgatgggttttttgtggaaggatggtgacacctctgagattataactcgcggaccgtttctAAAACGTATAAAAATAAGACTTTATAATATTGATTATGCCAAATTTTTCGTTACTCGAGGATACTCAAAAAAAAAGTCTCCTAAAATTTACATACATATTTACATATTTTCTTTTACAGTGGAAATCGCACGCAGAGAACACAAGAGATATCACTCCCCCTGTCTTAGAAAAAGGGATACTTTCGATTTTTCAATTTGACCAAAAAAATAAGTCaaactgaaaaaataaaaatatctcttTTCCTAAAACAGACTGAGTATTACATTTTGCAGTTCTTTATACTGAATTGAATAAATAAACtaatttttttccaaaatgaACAAGTCCTTGGCTCCTCCTTGGATCCAAAATCTCTCGTTTCTTATCATCAACTACATCCCTCTTtcagataaaaaaagaaaagctACACTCCTCCTATCGACACCTCCTACTGTGGCTAGGAAcccttcaaaaacaaaaataaaaataaaaaacaataaaagTGCAATTCTAGCACCGGGTAAGATAGGGATGAAAAAAATACACGTTTTTACAAGgggagaactttttttttttttgaaaaaaaaaggttatatGAAAGgaaaaaattatgtacaaaataaCATGATCAACACAACACATACATTACATGTGCAAAATTGAATCCCATTGGAACAAAATTTGATTTACAGAATAACCCCTAAAAATATCCTTATCAAAGAACCAAAGTGCAACAGTTTGCTTCACTACCATGATTAGCTCAAAAGCTTCCTTATCCCTTCCACCATTGTGAACTCTTTTACTCCTCTCTTTCCATAAATGCCACATAACTGCATATATGATTTTCCACCATACTTCCCTGCACTTCCCATTCAAATTATTCATCCTCCAAGATTCAAAAAACCCCTTCACAGTATTTGGTGCCACCCAAGCCACTTTAAATGCATTAAGAAAATAGGACCAAATCTCTAAAGCATAAGAACACTTCACCAACAGATGATCTGcatcttcaatttccttcttGCACACTGGACACACCTCATTTTGAAAAGTCACCCCTCAGTGTGTCAGCATACTTAAAGTGGGTAATGAATCATGAAAACATGCCCATATCATGAAACTAACCTTAGGTGGTATATTTTTTTTCTACAAAAACTTCTCAAAATCACAATCAGTCTCATCATCCAGCTGCAATTCATAACACTTCTTAGCAGAAAAAACTCCCCAAACAGTCTATCTCATCTTCTTCATTGTGCATATGCCCTAACTCATTACACAACGTATCCCATTCCAGTTGCTCTTGATACTACATTCTCCTCCTTGTTACACATTGCAATTGTCCTTCCACAACCATGTCTGTAACTGTTGCTTGTTTattcttacaaatcttaaaaatgGAAGGGTATCTCTTCTTCAGTGAACCATTAGTTGTCCATTTATCCAACAAGAATTTTATAGATTTATCATTATTCAGCTTAAAACCCACATGATCCTGCAAGAATTCAGAAGACTGCAGTATACTCTTCCACATAGTTCTTCCTTGGGGAGTTGCATCATCAGTAGGCATAAAAACTTCCATCTTATTCTTGAATTTCTCCTGCATTACAAGGGAGAACTTGTAACATAGTTTCTTATTTTATTGAaagagaaaatagaaaataaaacgatCAAACGAAGATTTCAACCGTCAACAGTTAGTTCAAATACATCCCTTAGTATATGAGATGTTGCACATCATCCTTTGTTTCTAAATTTAAACAAAAGTTGGCAGATAAGACCAtaaacattgaagatgaacttTAGGTGGAAAATTTCATCTTTAATATTTTTTGTCTTTTAGTAATGACCCACTAGAAAAACCTGGCGTCATTAGGGGGCGACtgaataagacaaaataggttgaaaatacttatatgtcccttcataatcggtagtttagtattatttttatctaccgattgtgactaTATTCTTCTCTTCTTTGAGAAATTCAAAGTTCCATTGGtttttaaaaatttgaattttgggttactaccacaatcggtagataaataacATCACGATAGATAGTAAACATCACGAAACaaccgattgtgcaaatagagaaattcaaaattccattggtttttgaagatTTTGAATTTGAGACTACTAGCACAATctgtagataatgaacatcacgataATAAACATCACAAGACTACTGATTTTGCAAATAgataaattcaaaattccattggtttttgaagatTTCGAATTTGGGACTActaacacaatcggtagataatgaaaatcacgagactaccgattgtataatCGATAGATAATAAACGTCACgagtctaccgattgtgaaaatagagaaacacAAAATtctattggtttttgaaaatttcgaatttgggactactagcacaatcggttgataatgaacatcacgagactaccgattgtataatcaatagataataaacatcacgagtcaaccgattgtgaaaatagagaaactcaaaattccattggcttttgaaaattttgaatttgggacaacaaccacaatcggtagataatgaacatcacgaatttaccgattgtgaaaatagagaaactcaaaattccattgatttttgaaaatttcgaatttgGGGCAACAAccaacatcacgagactaccgattgtataatcggtagataataaacatcacgagtctaccgattgtgagaatagagaaactcaaaattccattggtttttgaaaattttgaatttgaggaaacaaccacaatcggtagataaataacTTCATGAGGCTACCATTTTAACAACCTATTATAATTTTTGTAACACAAACCAACATACATCAAACTAAACTACCAATTGTAGTATTGTCTACCAGTTATTGAGGGCATTTTAGACATTTTAAAAAatttagataaggggtggctTTATTTTAGTTATGGGTGACCTTATTTTATCTTattagtcgcccctaattctttcgggATCGCCCCTAATGACGCCAGGTAAAAAAAAAGGGTGCTAAAATGACCTCCGTATAGGATGAACTTGACCCGAGCATTGGAGATGCTTTATAAACCAACAAACGATGAAAATAGTATGGACAACGGATAATTATGCTTCAAAGGTCCAGAAGGATGGCTGGATAATCCACAACGGATAATTATGTTTAAGTTGTAATTTCTACTCACAACTCAGAATTATGTTTCAAAGGTCCAAATGAATGAACCACGTTACAACCAACTTACAACTAGCAGACAAGCCAACCAAAGCGTAAAAAATCTCTCACAAGGCCTTCCAACCTACACAAAAAGGAACCTAGAAGGCTAAAATTATACTGTAACACCCGACTGTGATTCAGTATAGCACCTTTAATTTGTTTGGAGAAATATTAAACGTAGGCCAAAAAGGATCGTCCAAAATGATTTACAAGTATTTGTAGTATATGGGTATTTCATATTTGGTGGGGTATCCACGACTTTCCAATAAGTTCATTATTCCCGGGTCTAAGGTTTGGATGAGTATCTCGTAAAATGTTACATTTGGACCGTCTGTTTTGGTCTACCAAATAGTTGTTTGGTTTGGATTTGGACTGTTTCTTTGGTTAAGTTGTACTGCATGTGCTACCTAATGGGCAAAAGGCTTTCCACATTTTATGCTGACTTAATGTAAAACCCAACAATAAACATGTCAGATCTATGAATTAGTGGTTATAGTCTACGTAGTCTTTTGGAAAGCAAAGGGATACAAGACAAGAGTCCCAATAATATACTGTTTTGaacatcaatatattatcttatCCTGCACTACTTGAAACAATAAGGTATCCGCTCCTTAAGATTATTCTTCCCGGGAGGGGAATAGCACCGCTGTATTACTATTTAGAGATCTTTGAGTTCCCTCATCATCATACTATAAATACGCATCGACGCCCAAGTCTATCAAAACAGCACCCATATGAAGAGCTCTCTTGCAATGGCGAATCGTAGAAGTGTTTTTCCTTGTGTGCTAATGCTAAACTTGATCTTATTAGTTCTCTTCATGCTGGACACTTATCCATACCCAACTCTGTCCCAAAAAGATCCAATCCAACCCTTTGGATTTTTTAAGCAACTAGAGGGGTCTCATAAAGGTGAGAGGGTAAGAGGCTTGCATCAAGCTAAACAATATCTTAAGCAATTCGGTTATCTTAATGTCCGAAGTAGACATGATTACGACGATGAATTTGATGATGTCTTAGAATCTGCAATCAAGACTTATCAACTCAATTACAATCTAGAGACTAACGGAATTCTAGACACTCCGACAGTGAAACAAATGATGATGCCTAGATGCGCAGTGCCTGACATTGCAAGAGACGGCACAACTTCCATGAAATCAGGCATGAAGCATCATCAGCATGATCATGGCAAACACAATGGGTCTTTTCACGTCGTCTCTCATTATAGCTTTTTCCCTGGGAATCCAAAATGGCCACCTGAAAAAATGGAGCTCGTCTACCGATTCCACTCTTCTGCTGTAGCTAATGTTGGCCCGCTAACCCTGCAATCTGCCTGTACGCGAGCTCTCTCTTCCTGGGCAGCTGTGAGTAATTTTAGGTTCAGAGTACCAGCTTCTTTTCTAGAAAGGAATGACATTCTGATTGGATTCCACAGATTTTTTCATGGTGATGGTAATCCTTTTGATGGTCCTTTAGGAGTTCTCGCTCATGCTTATGCACCACAAAGTGGAGCGACTCATCTTGATGCAGATGAAAGATGGAGTACTAATCCTGATCAAAACATGATTGATTTAGAAACGGTGTGTCTTCATGAGCTCGGGCATGTTTTAGGACTTGGCCATAGCTCCGATACAAATGCGGTTATGTTTCCTAGCATCGCAGGTGGACAGAAAAAGAGGACACCGATGGCAGATGATATTAATGGAATACGTGCATTATATATATAGTTGATTCATCGATAAGCATGGGTCGATTGAATCTACTGGTGTAACTACAACCAGGGATAAGCCTTTCTGTGTCCTAATGTAAAATCTCAAATAATTATCTCAAATAATTCCGTCTTTGGAAATCAGTAATCAAGTCATATTGTACCTGAACATTATGGTACTTCTCCAAAAATCAAATTGTGCACAAAACGGACACCGAACAAGTATTAAAATGTTTTAACTCGAATTAGATTTGATAATCGATGGTATATTTCATTTTGTGCACATAAAATGTGGATAAACACATACAATCTCAGCTTATGCAAGCCTAATTATTCATGAGTACCTTAAATCTCAGCAGAAATCGAGAGTTTTAGTCAAATAGATATCAGtcaaataaaatagagagttttAGTTTGCACGTTTTGGTTTGCACCAAAAATCTTCTTCTAAGTTTTCTAATGTCAGTTGAACCTGGCTTTAACGCGTATTAGGCAGTGGTCTTCGTCGGCTTGAATCAGCTGGTACAATTTtgtatgaacgattttttgggaatcatggttttttttgggaccatggtttttttttgggtaaagacattagaagtaaatctaggtcacctcctgattaattttggatgatgattagttagtgttaataatagttagtgtaatgattagtgagatgattaagttaaagataattagtgagactaaaaaatcagatggtttttttttaaagaagtagaattattgagagagtaaagttagagaagatgaagaaggaagacatgaaaaacgatggattttaccaaccacaaccggaggaagggtatttgggtacccaggtgtgcttcaaacttagataatgttggttgaattgctccaaactttcaaaaaaaaatgaaaaaatttatgtagatttgggtcagttcggttaccatatgtcaagaacatgtaatcgaacaacctgaaagtgtagttcggttacgttttccaaacacgcaggttaccgaactcgctcgttaatggaggttttggtcgtaaagtgtaatgttcggttacctaggatataatggtaggtaaccgaactttaaacttaaaaatttatttgggtacatcttgtgtgttcggttagttcgcgaACTTCAACACAACCAAGTTTCCAatcgaactgcaggttaaaagtaacctagtgtttggaagttcggttggttcgcaaacttcaacatattttgcgaatcaaccgaactgggcttatatatgcatatatgcaattagacaaacgttcggttactacgaaagttcggtgatatccttattttgcgaaggaaccgaacttatggacttctgttgttctaatacaaggagttcggttaaaattattttttacgaatcaaccgaactctattggctaagttcggttactttgtagttttaaaattttttgcgaaaaaaccgaactctattggctaagttcggttatttgggaactcaagatagtggccacaacaacacagttcggttagactggattttttttttgaagcaatcaaaatcaaattaaagtgaagggtttgttggaaaatacctccagagtggtcccatggcagaatcaggctacggctggcgtcttttatactcgataaaattatcatgtaacagaacttaattgtgattgcattgattttgttacatttcttaaataggcggtggtggtggtggtgggaggaggtggtggtggtaatcggcgatggtgggcggtggtggtgggaggaggtgttgattatatatataggtggttattaggttggttttaaattaaattaggttaagggtaggttagtcatttcaacgttttaggacaccccttataacaaTAGGGAAGGTGgactaataaaaccatggtccccaaaaaaaccatggtccccaaaaaatggttcttttGTATCCGCTCAAATTTATAGTGGGCTATAATagaatgattttttggggaccacggtttttttggggggaccatggtcctattaggccacctacgctatagttataaggggtgtcctaaagcattgaaatgactaacctacccttaacctaatttaatttagaaccaacccaataaccacctatatatatataaccaccacctcctcccaccaccacctcccaccatcgccgattaccatcaccaccaacaacaacaaccaccgaTAACCACCACCAGCActgcccaccatcgccgattaccaccaccaccacctctgattatcaccaccaccaaccaccaattaccaccaccacctccgattaccaccaccaacaaccaccaccaatatatatatatatatatatatatatatatatatatatatatagcttatttaaaacattaacaaagatattctcacaaacctatTAATTGtcgttcgtttttggttgaataaatgagaagtaattattaaaatgagttgaaaatggaagttgcagagaggtttaatggagggttttttttcagagaaaatttcggttatcaagaattaattttttcttaaccgaactcagagttcggttgattctcaaaaaaatacttttaaacgaactccttgtattagaacaacacaaatataagttcggttccttcgcaaaataaggatatcaccgaactttagtttacaaaaataatgagaagtccacaagttcggttcgttcgcaaaaatgttaagttttctttgtaaccaaactctacctttgaaacttcgtaaccgaactctacctaattcgccaagaaataaatttcgtagtaaccgaacgtttgcctaattgcatatatgcatatataagcccagttcggttgatttgcaaaatatgttgaagtttgcgaaccaaccgaacttctaacactaggttacttttaacctgtagttcggttgggaacttggttgcgttgaagtttgcgaactaaccgaacacacaagatgtacccaaataaattgttaagttcaaagttcgttTACCTAcaattttatcctaggtaaccgaacattacactgtacgaccaaaacctccattaacgagcgagttcgataacctgcgtgtttgaaaaacgtaaccgaactacactttcaggtgtgttcggttacatgttcttgacatatggtaaccgaactggcccaaatctacataaaaaatttcattttttttgaaagtttggagcaattcaaccaacattatctaagtttgaagcctacctgggtacccaaatacccttcctccggttgtggttggtaaaatccatcgtttttcatgttttccttcttcatg
This is a stretch of genomic DNA from Papaver somniferum cultivar HN1 chromosome 1, ASM357369v1, whole genome shotgun sequence. It encodes these proteins:
- the LOC113272940 gene encoding metalloendoproteinase 5-MMP-like encodes the protein MANRRSVFPCVLMLNLILLVLFMLDTYPYPTLSQKDPIQPFGFFKQLEGSHKGERVRGLHQAKQYLKQFGYLNVRSRHDYDDEFDDVLESAIKTYQLNYNLETNGILDTPTVKQMMMPRCAVPDIARDGTTSMKSGMKHHQHDHGKHNGSFHVVSHYSFFPGNPKWPPEKMELVYRFHSSAVANVGPLTLQSACTRALSSWAAVSNFRFRVPASFLERNDILIGFHRFFHGDGNPFDGPLGVLAHAYAPQSGATHLDADERWSTNPDQNMIDLETVCLHELGHVLGLGHSSDTNAVMFPSIAGGQKKRTPMADDINGIRALYI